One Flavimarina sp. Hel_I_48 genomic region harbors:
- a CDS encoding DUF2683 family protein yields MGTLKIHPEDQQQLKTVKAFLNALKIPFEASEESPYDPSFVAKIKESEREAEQGMLTSIKTEDLWK; encoded by the coding sequence ATGGGAACATTGAAAATTCATCCAGAGGATCAGCAACAGCTGAAAACGGTCAAGGCATTCCTAAATGCCCTGAAAATTCCCTTTGAGGCTTCGGAAGAAAGCCCATACGACCCCAGTTTTGTCGCCAAAATCAAAGAAAGCGAACGCGAAGCAGAACAGGGTATGCTAACCTCCATCAAGACGGAGGATCTATGGAAGTGA
- a CDS encoding HTH domain-containing protein: MKELADKLNVSTRTVERYLQGLYTKENNKIVIPLDVVNL; encoded by the coding sequence ATAAAGGAATTGGCCGACAAGCTAAATGTAAGTACCCGAACCGTTGAAAGGTACTTGCAAGGCCTATACACAAAGGAAAACAATAAAATTGTAATCCCTTTGGATGTGGTCAATCT
- a CDS encoding type II toxin-antitoxin system RelE/ParE family toxin gives MTYRLRLEAEEDLIRIYHYGMGRFGVDQATKYYFGLIEHFERIAENPYQFISAEHIKPGYRSCNFKSDTIYYRVLEEVEIMAIIGRQDFT, from the coding sequence ATGACCTATAGGCTAAGGCTCGAGGCCGAAGAAGATCTAATAAGGATCTATCATTACGGAATGGGAAGGTTCGGGGTCGATCAGGCAACTAAATATTATTTTGGCCTAATTGAACATTTTGAGCGGATAGCAGAAAACCCTTATCAATTTATCTCTGCAGAACATATCAAACCTGGATATAGAAGCTGCAATTTCAAATCAGATACGATTTATTACAGGGTTCTGGAAGAAGTAGAAATAATGGCCATTATCGGGAGACAGGATTTTACCTAA
- the mbpA gene encoding mobilization protein MbpA, producing MNKKEVLRFRCSPLEKAIIEKKAADSGLSASAFCRASALGQKMGYKLTDEELEIYRMLTTYHNNFTSISNLLKDRDSRFAAEVKTAAAEIKEHLKKLQ from the coding sequence ATGAACAAAAAAGAGGTCTTAAGGTTCAGGTGCTCGCCACTCGAAAAGGCGATCATAGAGAAAAAGGCCGCGGATTCCGGCCTTTCAGCTTCGGCTTTCTGCAGAGCTTCCGCACTCGGCCAAAAAATGGGCTATAAACTGACGGACGAGGAACTGGAGATCTACCGGATGCTCACCACGTACCACAACAATTTCACGTCCATTTCCAACCTTTTGAAGGACAGGGACAGCCGGTTTGCGGCAGAGGTAAAGACTGCAGCTGCAGAAATAAAGGAACACCTAAAAAAACTCCAATGA
- a CDS encoding replication initiation protein, giving the protein MLLASLTQKELQYRITAKDIELITGRAWNYAQLRKATEEIGNRMFEVDIKQDNGKMIYRQMWLFQQVDYLEGQGAFEVMISEPAKPYFLKLKNSFTSIQLKSVLACSSKYAKRLYTLACQWRSVGRQVYEIEELKRMLGMIDKKGNEQYRQIGQFKKDVLDIAKEQINANTDLKFDYKLHKKGRSFKVIEIFIDISANFQLQIDFQKPIAEQKDIKIYMSYGLTEKQATQIAENEKIENFKSLIDELNQKVRKGDLKVDNSRAILLGSIRKKGDLINVKK; this is encoded by the coding sequence ATGCTCTTGGCTTCGCTGACCCAAAAAGAGCTGCAGTATAGGATCACCGCTAAGGATATAGAATTAATCACTGGGAGAGCCTGGAACTATGCTCAGCTCCGTAAGGCCACTGAGGAAATCGGCAATCGTATGTTCGAGGTCGATATAAAGCAGGACAACGGCAAAATGATCTACCGCCAGATGTGGCTCTTTCAACAGGTAGATTACCTTGAGGGGCAGGGAGCATTTGAGGTTATGATTTCCGAACCGGCCAAGCCTTACTTTTTGAAACTAAAGAATTCATTTACCTCGATCCAGTTGAAGTCTGTTCTGGCCTGTTCTTCGAAATACGCTAAGCGCCTATACACTTTAGCCTGTCAATGGCGGTCGGTTGGTCGACAGGTTTATGAAATTGAAGAGCTGAAAAGGATGCTTGGAATGATCGATAAAAAAGGAAATGAGCAGTACAGGCAAATTGGTCAGTTTAAAAAAGATGTTTTAGACATTGCCAAGGAACAGATCAATGCCAATACCGATTTGAAATTTGATTACAAACTTCATAAAAAAGGGCGCTCTTTCAAGGTTATAGAGATATTTATAGATATAAGTGCAAACTTCCAGCTCCAGATAGACTTCCAAAAACCGATAGCTGAACAAAAAGATATAAAAATATATATGTCCTACGGTCTGACCGAAAAACAGGCCACCCAAATAGCCGAAAACGAAAAAATCGAAAACTTTAAATCACTAATTGATGAGTTAAACCAAAAGGTTAGGAAAGGGGATTTAAAAGTGGATAATTCAAGGGCTATATTGTTGGGGTCTATAAGAAAAAAGGGTGATCTCATCAATGTAAAAAAATGA
- a CDS encoding type II toxin-antitoxin system ParD family antitoxin: MARQSFSVNEKNDQWLREQVTSKEYSSKSELVNDLIRQARGQQRKIDWIRTKLERSEQRGFSNRTPEEILAIAQSGK, translated from the coding sequence ATGGCACGACAAAGCTTTTCGGTCAATGAGAAAAACGACCAGTGGTTACGAGAACAGGTAACCAGCAAGGAATATTCCAGTAAAAGCGAACTTGTAAACGACCTAATTCGGCAGGCCAGGGGCCAACAAAGAAAAATTGATTGGATCAGGACCAAACTGGAACGGTCGGAACAGCGTGGTTTTTCAAACCGCACCCCGGAAGAAATACTTGCCATAGCCCAAAGCGGAAAGTAA
- a CDS encoding Txe/YoeB family addiction module toxin: MEVNYTKKALKDLSYWKKKGDPAIQNKITKLVTDIEGTPYSGIGKPEALKYDLSGFWSRRINKEHRIIYKVLEEKETIEIHSLKGHY, encoded by the coding sequence ATGGAAGTGAATTATACCAAAAAAGCGCTGAAGGATCTTTCGTACTGGAAAAAAAAGGGAGACCCGGCGATCCAGAATAAAATAACAAAGCTGGTAACTGACATTGAGGGCACCCCCTATTCCGGCATCGGAAAACCGGAAGCCCTAAAGTACGATCTTTCCGGTTTTTGGTCAAGGCGCATCAACAAGGAACACCGCATTATCTACAAGGTCCTCGAAGAGAAAGAAACAATAGAAATCCATTCTTTGAAGGGGCATTATTAA
- a CDS encoding type II toxin-antitoxin system HicB family antitoxin produces MKEKLEHKGYFGTVQFSTDDKVFFGKIQGINDLILFEGKSVSDLEKSFVESVEDYLKTCKEIGKEIVKNGQPERLMPDFFDDENHSEWTW; encoded by the coding sequence ATGAAAGAAAAACTAGAACACAAAGGTTATTTCGGCACCGTGCAATTCAGTACCGATGATAAGGTATTTTTTGGAAAGATCCAGGGGATAAATGACCTGATACTTTTCGAGGGTAAATCTGTTTCTGACCTGGAAAAAAGTTTTGTTGAGTCGGTGGAGGATTATCTGAAAACCTGTAAAGAGATAGGAAAGGAGATTGTTAAAAACGGACAGCCCGAACGGCTGATGCCAGACTTTTTTGACGATGAAAATCATTCTGAGTGGACGTGGTGA